One part of the Arabidopsis thaliana chromosome 4, partial sequence genome encodes these proteins:
- the BBX28 gene encoding B-box type zinc finger family protein (B-box type zinc finger family protein; FUNCTIONS IN: sequence-specific DNA binding transcription factor activity, zinc ion binding; INVOLVED IN: regulation of transcription; LOCATED IN: intracellular; CONTAINS InterPro DOMAIN/s: Zinc finger, B-box (InterPro:IPR000315); BEST Arabidopsis thaliana protein match is: B-box type zinc finger family protein (TAIR:AT5G54470.1); Has 1807 Blast hits to 1807 proteins in 277 species: Archae - 0; Bacteria - 0; Metazoa - 736; Fungi - 347; Plants - 385; Viruses - 0; Other Eukaryotes - 339 (source: NCBI BLink).), translated as MGKKCDLCNGVARMYCESDQASLCWDCDGKVHGANFLVAKHTRCLLCSACQSLTPWKATGLRLGPTFSVCESCVALKNAGGGRGNRVLSENRGQEEVNSFESEEDRIREDHGDGDDAESYDDDEEEDEDEEYSDDEDEDDDEDGDDEEAENQVVPWSAAAQVPPVMSSSSSDGGSGGSVTKRTRARENSDLLCSDDEIGSSSAQGSNYSRPLKRSAFKSTVVV; from the exons atggGGAAGAAGTGTGATTTATGTAACGGTGTTGCAAGAATGTATTGCGAGTCAGATCAAGCTAGTTTATGTTGGGATTGCGACGGTAAAGTTCACGGCGCTAATTTCTTGGTAGCTAAACACACGCGTTGTCTTCTCTGTAGCGCTTGTCAGTCTCTTACGCCGTGGAAAGCTACTGGGCTTCGTCTTGGCCCAACTTTCTCCGTCTGCGAGTCATGCGTCGCTCTTAAAAACGCCGGCGGTGGCCGTGGAAACAGAGTTTTATCGGAGAATCGTGGTCAGGAGGAGGTTAATAGTTTCGAGTCCGAAGAAGATCGGATTAGAGAAGATCACGGTGACGGTGACGACGCGGAGTCTtacgatgatgatgaggaagaagatgaggatgaagagtACAGCGAcgatgaggatgaggatgatgatgaggatggtgatgatgaggaagCGGAGAATCAAGTTGTGCCGTGGTCTGCGGCGGCGCAAGTTCCTCCGGTGatgagttcttcatcttctgacGGAGGAAGCGGAGGTTCAGTGACGAAGAGGACGAGGGCTAGAGAGAATTCAGATCTTCTCTGCTCCGAT GATGAGATCGGAAGCTCTTCAGCTCAAGGGTCAAACTATTCTCGGCCGTTGAAGCGATCGGCGTTTAAATCAACGGTTGTTGTTTAA
- the PHOS34 gene encoding Adenine nucleotide alpha hydrolases-like superfamily protein (PHOS34; FUNCTIONS IN: molecular_function unknown; INVOLVED IN: response to molecule of fungal origin, response to stress; LOCATED IN: chloroplast; EXPRESSED IN: 22 plant structures; EXPRESSED DURING: 13 growth stages; CONTAINS InterPro DOMAIN/s: UspA (InterPro:IPR006016), Rossmann-like alpha/beta/alpha sandwich fold (InterPro:IPR014729), Universal stress protein A (InterPro:IPR006015); BEST Arabidopsis thaliana protein match is: Adenine nucleotide alpha hydrolases-like superfamily protein (TAIR:AT5G54430.1); Has 30201 Blast hits to 17322 proteins in 780 species: Archae - 12; Bacteria - 1396; Metazoa - 17338; Fungi - 3422; Plants - 5037; Viruses - 0; Other Eukaryotes - 2996 (source: NCBI BLink).) encodes MNPDSDYPHLPNIKIHHPSSPRHSHHHSSSTPSAATPTPTAGARRKIGVAVDLSEESAFAVRWAVDHYIRPGDAVVILHVSPTSVLFGADWGPLPLQTPPPPSAATDPGAQPKPSQEDFDAFTSSKVADLAKPLKEAGFPHKIHIVKDHDMRERLCLETERLNLSAVIMGSRGFGAEKRGSDGKLGSVSDYCVHHCVCPVVVVRYPDDRDGPAPPGNVGATREAIVTVKSRRDDDDDDDEDHEAKIAAAASDHHEHIKDE; translated from the exons aTGAATCCAGATTCCGATTATCCTCATCTCCCTAACATCAAGATCCACCATCCTTCATCTCCTCGTCACTCTCACCACCACTCTTCCTCCACTCCTTCCGCCGCTACTCCTACCCCAACCGCCGGTGCTCGCCGTAAGATCGGAGTCGCCGTTGACCTTTCCGAAGAAAGCGCTTTCGCTGTTCGCTGGGCTGTCGATCATTACATCCGTCCCGGAGACGCCGTCGTCATTCTCCACGTTTCTCCAACCTCCGTTCTCTTCGGCGCCGATTGGGGACCTCTCCCTCTCCaaactcctcctcctccttccgCCGCTACCGATCCCGGAGCTCAGCCGAAGCCTAGTCAGGAAGATTTCGATGCGTTTACTTCTTCCAAAGTAGCGGATCTAGCGAAGCCGTTGAAGGAAGCTGGGTTTCCTCATAAGATCCATATAGTGAAAGATCACGATATGAGAGAGAGGCTTTGCTTAGAGACTGAAAGGCTTAATCTAAGCGCCGTGATAATGGGAAGCAGAGGATTTGGTGCTGAGAAGAGAGGAAGTGATGGCAAGCTTGGCTCTGTTAGTGATTATTGTGTTCACCATTGTGTTTGtcctgttgttgttgttagatATCCTGATGATCGTGATGGTCCTGCTCCTCCTGGGAATGTTGGAGCTACCAGGGAAGCTATTGTCACTGTTAAATCACGTAgggatgatgacgatgatgatgatgaagatcatGAGGCTAAgattgctgctgctgcttccGATCATCATGAACACATCAAAG ATGAGTAA
- the PHOS34 gene encoding Adenine nucleotide alpha hydrolases-like superfamily protein, producing MNPDSDYPHLPNIKIHHPSSPRHSHHHSSSTPSAATPTPTAGARRKIGVAVDLSEESAFAVRWAVDHYIRPGDAVVILHVSPTSVLFGADWGPLPLQTPPPPSAATDPGAQPKPSQEDFDAFTSSKVADLAKPLKEAGFPHKIHIVKDHDMRERLCLETERLNLSAVIMGSRGFGAEKRGSDGKLGSVSDYCVHHCVCPVVVVRYPDDRDGPAPPGNVGATREAIVTVKSRRDDDDDDDEDHEAKIAAAASDHHEHIKG from the coding sequence aTGAATCCAGATTCCGATTATCCTCATCTCCCTAACATCAAGATCCACCATCCTTCATCTCCTCGTCACTCTCACCACCACTCTTCCTCCACTCCTTCCGCCGCTACTCCTACCCCAACCGCCGGTGCTCGCCGTAAGATCGGAGTCGCCGTTGACCTTTCCGAAGAAAGCGCTTTCGCTGTTCGCTGGGCTGTCGATCATTACATCCGTCCCGGAGACGCCGTCGTCATTCTCCACGTTTCTCCAACCTCCGTTCTCTTCGGCGCCGATTGGGGACCTCTCCCTCTCCaaactcctcctcctccttccgCCGCTACCGATCCCGGAGCTCAGCCGAAGCCTAGTCAGGAAGATTTCGATGCGTTTACTTCTTCCAAAGTAGCGGATCTAGCGAAGCCGTTGAAGGAAGCTGGGTTTCCTCATAAGATCCATATAGTGAAAGATCACGATATGAGAGAGAGGCTTTGCTTAGAGACTGAAAGGCTTAATCTAAGCGCCGTGATAATGGGAAGCAGAGGATTTGGTGCTGAGAAGAGAGGAAGTGATGGCAAGCTTGGCTCTGTTAGTGATTATTGTGTTCACCATTGTGTTTGtcctgttgttgttgttagatATCCTGATGATCGTGATGGTCCTGCTCCTCCTGGGAATGTTGGAGCTACCAGGGAAGCTATTGTCACTGTTAAATCACGTAgggatgatgacgatgatgatgatgaagatcatGAGGCTAAgattgctgctgctgcttccGATCATCATGAACACATCAAAGGTTAG
- the SPL gene encoding sporocyteless (SPL) (SPOROCYTELESS (SPL); CONTAINS InterPro DOMAIN/s: Plant transcription factor NOZZLE (InterPro:IPR014855); Has 1807 Blast hits to 1807 proteins in 277 species: Archae - 0; Bacteria - 0; Metazoa - 736; Fungi - 347; Plants - 385; Viruses - 0; Other Eukaryotes - 339 (source: NCBI BLink).), with protein MATSLFFMSTDQNSVGNPNDLLRNTRLVVNSSGEIRTETLKSRGRKPGSKTGQQKQKKPTLRGMGVAKLERQRIEEEKKQLAAATVGDTSSVASISNNATRLPVPVDPGVVLQGFPSSLGSNRIYCGGVGSGQVMIDPVISPWGFVETSSTTHELSSISNPQMFNASSNNRCDTCFKKKRLDGDQNNVVRSNGGGFSKYTMIPPPMNGYDQYLLQSDHHQRSQGFLYDHRIARAASVSASSTTINPYFNEATNHTGPMEEFGSYMEGNPRNGSGGVKEYEFFPGKYGERVSVVAKTSSLVGDCSPNTIDLSLKL; from the exons atggcgacttctctcttcttcatgtcAACAGATCAAAACTCCGTCGGAAACCCAAACGATCTTCTGAGAAACACCCGTCTTGTCGTCAACAGCTCCGGCGAGATCCGGACAGAGACACTGAAGAGTCGTGGTCGGAAACCAGGATCGAAGACAGGTCagcaaaaacagaagaaaccaACGTTGAGAGGAATGGGTGTAGCAAAGCTCGAGCGTCagagaatcgaagaagaaaagaagcaacTCGCCGCCGCCACAGTCGGAGACACGTCATCAGTAGCATCGATCTCTAACAACGCTACCCGTTTACCCGTACCGGTAGACCCGGGTGTTGTGCTACAAGGCTTCCCAAGCTCACTCGGGAGCAACAGGATCTATTGTGGTGGAGTCGGGTCGGGTCAGGTTATGATCGACCCGGTTATTTCTCCATGGGGTTTTGTTGAGACCTCCTCCACTACTCATGAGCTCTCTTCAATCTCAAATCCTCAAATGTTTAACGCTTCTTCCAATAATCGCTGTGACACTTGCTTCaag AAGAAACGTTTGGATGGTGATCAGAATAATGTAGTTCGATCCAACGGTGGTGGATTTTCGAAATACACAATGATTCCTCCTCCGATGAACGGCTACGATCAGTATCTTCTTCAATCAGATCATCATCAGAGGAGCCAAGGTTTCCTTTATGATCATAGAATCGCTAGAGCAGCTTCAGTTTCTGCTTCTAGTACTACTATTAATCCTTATTTCAACGAGGCAACAAATCATACG GGACCAATGGAGGAATTTGGGAGCTACATGGAAGGAAACCCTAGAAATGGATCAGGAGGTGTGAAGGAGTACGAGTTTTTTCCGGGGAAATATGGTGAAAGAGTTTCAGTGGTGGCTAAAACGTCGTCACTCGTAGGTGATTGCAGTCCTAATACCATTGATTTGTCCTTGAAGCTTTAA
- a CDS encoding Met-10+ like family protein (Met-10+ like family protein; CONTAINS InterPro DOMAIN/s: Protein of unknown function Met10 (InterPro:IPR003402); BEST Arabidopsis thaliana protein match is: S-adenosyl-L-methionine-dependent methyltransferases superfamily protein (TAIR:AT3G56120.1); Has 1666 Blast hits to 1640 proteins in 617 species: Archae - 405; Bacteria - 591; Metazoa - 172; Fungi - 146; Plants - 123; Viruses - 0; Other Eukaryotes - 229 (source: NCBI BLink).) → MVSKLSLFRANSLPFPVISSYSARFILKPYPKPKTLIFCVFSSNLSSTTFPYGPSLLKGKKPVLDDIRLASIGRDRDAHRGKIGEFDESIEKDVLLNEDEFTRVFEISAIRVPAKDCFALENRLRGHLLNWPRIRNIARVPGDEIEEDVVKLLGRETDEEEEDEDSVVDSVNRRIRGKAEGDGERLSSVLHRDKLARTFNSTGYLKFRNLAKISRPKRKRKTERTREGKEKEIASRRNEMAVVEVVETRGGEEDFEGLLGEGYGSRGRWRGSTRLLLLDEKYSGEEVQDLPEAIKVLFAEAKMADASLSFELVKCRLTLFYDYWPMIEILEAVLPKGMIVPSAFEMVGHIAHLNLRDEHLPYKRLIAKVVLDKNQPKIQTVVNKIDPIHNDFRTMQLEVLAGNHSLVTLVVENGLRFHVDLARVYWNSKLGTERQRLLLGFDQNDVVCDVFAGVGPIALAAARIVKRVYANDLNPHAVEFMEQNSVVNKLEKRIEIFNMDGRRFIKAMFSSEKGQKVTQVVMNLPKDAAESLDAFRGVYNDRHRDEGLSFPTIHVYGFSKASDPEFDFHERIRIALSEVAVDVKMRKVRLVAPGKWMLCASFILPKNVAFSRKNLSYVD, encoded by the exons CGTTTTATCCTTAAACCCTATCCCAAACCTAAAACCCTTATCTTCTGTGTCTTCTCCAGTAAtctctcctccaccaccttTCCGTATGGCCCGTCTCTTCTGAAAGGAAAGAAGCCTGTGCTAGATGATATTAGATTAGCTTCAATTGGTCGAGACAGAGATGCCCATCGAGGCAAAATTGGAGAGTTTGATGAATCAATTGAGAAAGATGTTCTTTTGAATGAAGATGAATTTACTAGGGTTTTTGAGATTTCGGCGATTCGAGTCCCGGCGAAGGATTGTTTCGCGCTCGAGAATCGTCTCCGTGGTCATCTTCTTAATTGGCCTAGGATTCGGAACATTGCTAGGGTTCCTGGAgatgagattgaagaagatgtgGTGAAGCTGTTGGGCCGTGagactgatgaagaagaagaagatgaagatagTGTTGTGGATTCGGTTAACCGGAGAATAAGAGGGAAAGCAGAAGGGGATGGGGAGAGATTGAGTTCAGTGTTGCATAGAGATAAACTCGCCAGGACATTTAATTCAACTGGGTATCTCAAATTCAGAAACTTGGCCAAGATTTCTCGGccaaagaggaagaggaagacaGAGAGAACAAGGGAGGGGAAGGAAAAGGAAATAGCAAGCAGACGCAACGAAATGGCGGTGGTGGAAGTGGTGGAAACTCGAGGAGGAGAAGAGGATTTTGAGGGGTTATTGGGAGAAGGCTATGGTAGTAGAGGAAGATGGAGAGGTTCAACAAGATTGTTGCTTTTGGATGAGAAATATTCCGGTGAGGAAGTTCAAGACTTGCCTGAGGCTATCAAG GTTCTGTTTGCAGAAGCTAAAATGGCTGATGCAAGCTTAAGTTTCGAGCTAGTGAAATGCAGACTGACTTTGTTCTATGACTATTGGCCAATGATTGAG ataTTGGAGGCTGTACTACCTAAGGGTATGATTGTGCCTTCGGCATTTGAGATGGTGGGGCATATTGCGCATCTGAACCTAAGAGATGAGCATCTACCATACAAAAGGCTCATAGCTAAG GTAGTCCTGGACAAGAATCAGCCAAAGATACAAACCGTTGTGAATAAGATTGATCCTATCCACAATGACTTCAGAACTATGCAGCTAGAGGTTTTAGCTGGAAACCATTCGCTGGTGACTCTAGTTGTTGAAAATGGACTGCGCTTTCATGTTGATTTAGCTAGAGT ATATTGGAATTCGAAACTTGGGACAGAAAGACAGAGGCTGCTACTCGGGTTCGACCAAAATGACGTTGTCT GTGATGTTTTTGCTGGAGTTGGTCCTATCGCACTTGCTGCAGCAAGAATTGTAAAACGTGTATATGCCAATGACCTGAATCCTCATGCAGTAGAATTTATGGAACAGAATAGTGTTGTCAATAAGCTCGAGAAGAGAATTGAG ATCTTTAACATGGACGGACGAAGATTCATAAAGGCTATGTTTTCAAGCGAAAAAGGTCAAAAAGTCACCCAAGTAGTCATGAATTTACCAAAAGATGCTGCTGAATCTCTAG ATGCATTTCGCGGAGTATACAACGATAGGCACAGAGATGAAGGCTTATCTTTCCCAACCATCCATGTGTATGGATTCTCCAAGGCTTCTGATCCAGAATTCGACTTCCACGAG CGGATACGGATTGCTTTATCTGAGGTAGCCGTGGATGTGAAGATGCGAAAGGTACGCCTTGTGGCTCCAGGGAAATGGATGCTATGTGCTTCATTCATACTTCCCAAGAATGTAGCCTTCTCAAGAAAAAACTTAAGTTATGTAGATTAA
- a CDS encoding Met-10+ like family protein, which produces MVSKLSLFRANSLPFPVISSYSARFILKPYPKPKTLIFCVFSSNLSSTTFPYGPSLLKGKKPVLDDIRLASIGRDRDAHRGKIGEFDESIEKDVLLNEDEFTRVFEISAIRVPAKDCFALENRLRGHLLNWPRIRNIARVPGDEIEEDVVKLLGRETDEEEEDEDSVVDSVNRRIRGKAEGDGERLSSVLHRDKLARTFNSTGYLKFRNLAKISRPKRKRKTERTREGKEKEIASRRNEMAVVEVVETRGGEEDFEGLLGEGYGSRGRWRGSTRLLLLDEKYSGEEVQDLPEAIKVLFAEAKMADASLSFELVKCRLTLFYDYWPMIEILEAVLPKGMIVPSAFEMVGHIAHLNLRDEHLPYKRLIAKVVLDKNQPKIQTVVNKIDPIHNDFRTMQLEVLAGNHSLVTLVVENGLRFHVDLARVYWNSKLGTERQRLLLGFDQNDVVCDVFAGVGPIALAAARIVKRVYANDLNPHAVEFMEQNSVVNKLEKRIEIFNMDGRRFIKAMFSSEKGQKVTQVVMNLPKDAAESLDAFRGVYNDRHRDEGLSFPTIHVYGFSKASDPEFDFHEV; this is translated from the exons CGTTTTATCCTTAAACCCTATCCCAAACCTAAAACCCTTATCTTCTGTGTCTTCTCCAGTAAtctctcctccaccaccttTCCGTATGGCCCGTCTCTTCTGAAAGGAAAGAAGCCTGTGCTAGATGATATTAGATTAGCTTCAATTGGTCGAGACAGAGATGCCCATCGAGGCAAAATTGGAGAGTTTGATGAATCAATTGAGAAAGATGTTCTTTTGAATGAAGATGAATTTACTAGGGTTTTTGAGATTTCGGCGATTCGAGTCCCGGCGAAGGATTGTTTCGCGCTCGAGAATCGTCTCCGTGGTCATCTTCTTAATTGGCCTAGGATTCGGAACATTGCTAGGGTTCCTGGAgatgagattgaagaagatgtgGTGAAGCTGTTGGGCCGTGagactgatgaagaagaagaagatgaagatagTGTTGTGGATTCGGTTAACCGGAGAATAAGAGGGAAAGCAGAAGGGGATGGGGAGAGATTGAGTTCAGTGTTGCATAGAGATAAACTCGCCAGGACATTTAATTCAACTGGGTATCTCAAATTCAGAAACTTGGCCAAGATTTCTCGGccaaagaggaagaggaagacaGAGAGAACAAGGGAGGGGAAGGAAAAGGAAATAGCAAGCAGACGCAACGAAATGGCGGTGGTGGAAGTGGTGGAAACTCGAGGAGGAGAAGAGGATTTTGAGGGGTTATTGGGAGAAGGCTATGGTAGTAGAGGAAGATGGAGAGGTTCAACAAGATTGTTGCTTTTGGATGAGAAATATTCCGGTGAGGAAGTTCAAGACTTGCCTGAGGCTATCAAG GTTCTGTTTGCAGAAGCTAAAATGGCTGATGCAAGCTTAAGTTTCGAGCTAGTGAAATGCAGACTGACTTTGTTCTATGACTATTGGCCAATGATTGAG ataTTGGAGGCTGTACTACCTAAGGGTATGATTGTGCCTTCGGCATTTGAGATGGTGGGGCATATTGCGCATCTGAACCTAAGAGATGAGCATCTACCATACAAAAGGCTCATAGCTAAG GTAGTCCTGGACAAGAATCAGCCAAAGATACAAACCGTTGTGAATAAGATTGATCCTATCCACAATGACTTCAGAACTATGCAGCTAGAGGTTTTAGCTGGAAACCATTCGCTGGTGACTCTAGTTGTTGAAAATGGACTGCGCTTTCATGTTGATTTAGCTAGAGT ATATTGGAATTCGAAACTTGGGACAGAAAGACAGAGGCTGCTACTCGGGTTCGACCAAAATGACGTTGTCT GTGATGTTTTTGCTGGAGTTGGTCCTATCGCACTTGCTGCAGCAAGAATTGTAAAACGTGTATATGCCAATGACCTGAATCCTCATGCAGTAGAATTTATGGAACAGAATAGTGTTGTCAATAAGCTCGAGAAGAGAATTGAG ATCTTTAACATGGACGGACGAAGATTCATAAAGGCTATGTTTTCAAGCGAAAAAGGTCAAAAAGTCACCCAAGTAGTCATGAATTTACCAAAAGATGCTGCTGAATCTCTAG ATGCATTTCGCGGAGTATACAACGATAGGCACAGAGATGAAGGCTTATCTTTCCCAACCATCCATGTGTATGGATTCTCCAAGGCTTCTGATCCAGAATTCGACTTCCACGAGGTCTAA
- a CDS encoding Met-10+ like family protein — protein sequence MVSKLSLFRANSLPFPVISSYSARFILKPYPKPKTLIFCVFSSNLSSTTFPYGPSLLKGKKPVLDDIRLASIGRDRDAHRGKIGEFDESIEKDVLLNEDEFTRVFEISAIRVPAKDCFALENRLRGHLLNWPRIRNIARVPGDEIEEDVVKLLGRETDEEEEDEDSVVDSVNRRIRGKAEGDGERLSSVLHRDKLARTFNSTGYLKFRNLAKISRPKRKRKTERTREGKEKEIASRRNEMAVVEVVETRGGEEDFEGLLGEGYGSRGRWRGSTRLLLLDEKYSGEEVQDLPEAIKVLFAEAKMADASLSFELVKCRLTLFYDYWPMIEILEAVLPKGMIVPSAFEMVGHIAHLNLRDEHLPYKRLIAKVVLDKNQPKIQTVVNKIDPIHNDFRTMQLEVLAGNHSLVTLVVENGLRFHVDLARVYVNSFSLKCQL from the exons CGTTTTATCCTTAAACCCTATCCCAAACCTAAAACCCTTATCTTCTGTGTCTTCTCCAGTAAtctctcctccaccaccttTCCGTATGGCCCGTCTCTTCTGAAAGGAAAGAAGCCTGTGCTAGATGATATTAGATTAGCTTCAATTGGTCGAGACAGAGATGCCCATCGAGGCAAAATTGGAGAGTTTGATGAATCAATTGAGAAAGATGTTCTTTTGAATGAAGATGAATTTACTAGGGTTTTTGAGATTTCGGCGATTCGAGTCCCGGCGAAGGATTGTTTCGCGCTCGAGAATCGTCTCCGTGGTCATCTTCTTAATTGGCCTAGGATTCGGAACATTGCTAGGGTTCCTGGAgatgagattgaagaagatgtgGTGAAGCTGTTGGGCCGTGagactgatgaagaagaagaagatgaagatagTGTTGTGGATTCGGTTAACCGGAGAATAAGAGGGAAAGCAGAAGGGGATGGGGAGAGATTGAGTTCAGTGTTGCATAGAGATAAACTCGCCAGGACATTTAATTCAACTGGGTATCTCAAATTCAGAAACTTGGCCAAGATTTCTCGGccaaagaggaagaggaagacaGAGAGAACAAGGGAGGGGAAGGAAAAGGAAATAGCAAGCAGACGCAACGAAATGGCGGTGGTGGAAGTGGTGGAAACTCGAGGAGGAGAAGAGGATTTTGAGGGGTTATTGGGAGAAGGCTATGGTAGTAGAGGAAGATGGAGAGGTTCAACAAGATTGTTGCTTTTGGATGAGAAATATTCCGGTGAGGAAGTTCAAGACTTGCCTGAGGCTATCAAG GTTCTGTTTGCAGAAGCTAAAATGGCTGATGCAAGCTTAAGTTTCGAGCTAGTGAAATGCAGACTGACTTTGTTCTATGACTATTGGCCAATGATTGAG ataTTGGAGGCTGTACTACCTAAGGGTATGATTGTGCCTTCGGCATTTGAGATGGTGGGGCATATTGCGCATCTGAACCTAAGAGATGAGCATCTACCATACAAAAGGCTCATAGCTAAG GTAGTCCTGGACAAGAATCAGCCAAAGATACAAACCGTTGTGAATAAGATTGATCCTATCCACAATGACTTCAGAACTATGCAGCTAGAGGTTTTAGCTGGAAACCATTCGCTGGTGACTCTAGTTGTTGAAAATGGACTGCGCTTTCATGTTGATTTAGCTAGAGTGTATGTAAATTCTTTCTCATTGAAATGCCAATTATAG